In Nicotiana tabacum cultivar K326 chromosome 2, ASM71507v2, whole genome shotgun sequence, the following proteins share a genomic window:
- the LOC142166443 gene encoding uncharacterized protein LOC142166443 has translation MGEQEDLGEDIEDESTAVNIQQVSRNGDISPRSLDTKKSTGKHTRKQKEKSVPVRLLNLHRKYNFYLIGLIEPWQDINKLEEYRRKLGIHDAYANINGKIWAFIDEDIDVEIITDMEQQMTLTSFHKNLGKELIVTLVYAKCDAVERIELWDSMYYLASDMESPWLVGGDFNIILSEEEKYGGLPIYLREVANFAHCIDTCALYDLGCKESLYTWWNGRSDMDCIFKRLDIYLANQQFQDMFPALEVEYLIKYGSDHASLVLYCNADIVQVKKPFKLLNFWKKRDTFLRVVKGHWNTDSMGNPFIVFQNKIKDAKKVLSAWSKETFGDILNRL, from the exons ATGGGTGAACAAGAAGACTTAGGTGAGGATATTGAAGATGAATCAACGGCTGTCAATATTCAGCAGGTATCTAGGAATGGAGATATTTCACCAAGGAGTCTTGACACTAAAAAATCAACTGGGAAACATACAAGGAAACAAAAGGAAAAGTCAGTACCTGTAAG GTTACTTAACCTTCACAGAAAGTACAACTTTTATTTGATTGGGTTGATAGAACCTTGGCAAGATATTAACAAGCTAGAGGAGTATAGAAGAAAGCTAGGGATTCATGATGCCTATGCAAATATAAATGGCAAGATATGGGCATTTATTGATGAAGATATTGATGTGGAGATTATCACGGATATGGAACAACAAATGACTTTAACCTCATTTCACAAAAATCTTGGAAAAGAATTGATAGTGACACTTGTATATGCCAAATGTGATGCTGTGGAGAGAATTGAACTATGGGATTCTATGTACTACCTTGCATCCGACATGGAGTCACCTTGGCTAGTTGGGGGtgatttcaatattattttgtcTGAAGAGGAGAAATATGGTGGCCTTCCTATTTATCTAAGGGAAGTAGCAAATTTTGCACATTGTATAGACACTTGTGCACTATATGATCTTGGATGCAAAGAGAGCCTATACACTTGGTGGAATGGGAGATCGGATATGGACTGCATATTCAAAAGACTTGACATATACTTGGCTAATCAACAGTTTCAAGATATGTTTCCAGCTTTGGAGGTTGAATACTTGATCAAGTACGGTTCTGACCATGCTTCACTAGTATTATATTGTAATGCTGACATTGTCCAAGTTAAGAAGCCATTCAAGCTACTTAATTTTTGGAAAAAACGTGATACTTTCCTGAGAGTTGTCAAGGGGCATTGGAACACCGATAGTATGGGCAATCCTTTCATAgtgtttcaaaataaaataaaggatgCGAAGAAGGTATTGTCAGCTTGGAGCAAAGAGACATTTGGGGACATATTAAACAGATTGTAG